Proteins from a single region of Peromyscus eremicus chromosome 9, PerEre_H2_v1, whole genome shotgun sequence:
- the LOC131919980 gene encoding small ribosomal subunit protein eS6-like, whose product MKLNISFPAIGCQKLIKENECQLPTFYKKHMATEVAADALGKEWKGYVVRISGGNGKQGFPMKQDVLTHGRVHLLLSKGHSFFLPRRTGERKEKSVQGCIVDANLSVLNLVIVKKGEKDIPRLTDTTVPCRLEPRRASRIRKLFNLSKEDDVCQYVVRKPLNKEGKKSRIKAPKIQELVTLCVQQHKCHRIALKKQEKKKNKEEGEEYAKLLAKRVKEAKEKRQEGGRLCALRDSTSKSESSQK is encoded by the exons atgaagctgaatatCTCCTTCCCTGCCATCGGCTGTCAGAAACTCATCAAAGAGAACGAGTGCCAGCTTCCTACATTCTACAAGAAGCACATGGCCACAGaagtagctgctgatgctctgggtaAAGAGTGGAAGGGTTATGTGGTCCGAATCAGTGGCGGGAATGGCAAACAaggttttcccatgaagcaagATGTTTTGACTCATGGCAGAGTGCACCTGCTGTTGAGTAAggggcattcttttttttt ACCAAGGAgaacaggagagaggaaggagaagtctGTTCAAGGATGCATCGTGGATGCCAATCTCAGTGTTCTCAACTTGGTTATtgtaaaaaaaggagagaaggatattCCTAGACtgacagatactactgtgcctTGTCGTTTGGAACCTAGAAGAGCTAGCAGAATCCGAAAGCTTTTTAATCTCTCTAAAGAAGATGATGTCTGCCAATACGTGGTCAGAAAGCCGTTAAACAAAGAAGGGAAGAAGTCCAGGATCAAAGCACCCAAGATTCAGGAACTTGTTACTTTGTGTGTCCAGCAACACAAATGCCATCGTATTGCtctaaagaaacaagaaaaaaagaaaaacaaggaggagGGTGAAGAATATGCTAAACTTTTGGCCAAGAGagtgaaggaagccaaagaaaagcGCCAGGAAGGAGGCAGGCTGTGCGCTCTGAGAGATTCTACTTCTAAGTCTGAGTCCAGTCAAAAATAA
- the LOC131919981 gene encoding mast cell protease 8-like, producing the protein MFLLMLLLVAVLPVSTEGGEIAWGTESKPHSRPYMAFLEIYESKSDKFRCGGFLVREDIVMTAAHCNGRNITVTLGAHDIKKQKNTQHISVLEAVPHKNFNSKTLVNDIMLLKLKHKAKLSGVVKTIALPKSQDQVKPGQVCTVAGWGNLPNCSLSNTLQEVKLEVQKSQTCQGMYKNYKDSIQICVGNPKEKRDAGGPFVCNNVAQGIVSQHHCTGQLPEVFTRISSFLPWIQETMKLLQQP; encoded by the exons ATGTTCCTGCTCatgcttctcctggtggctgtCCTGCCTGTCAGCACGGAAGGAG GAGAAATCGCTTGGGGTACAGAGTCCAAACCCCACTCCCGGCCCTACATGGCATTTTTAGAAATTTATGAGAGCAAATCAGACAAGTTTCGATGTGGTGGTTTCCTGGTGAGAGAAGACATCGTAATGACAGCCGCTCACTGTAATGGAAG GAATATAACTGTAACCTTGGGTGCTCACGAtatcaagaaacagaaaaacacacaacACATCTCGGTTCTTGAAGCCGTCCCTCACAAGAACTTCAACAGTAAAACACTGGTCAATGACATCATGCTACTGAAG CTGAAACACAAAGCTAAACTCAGTGGTGTTGTGAAGACCATCGCCCTTCCCAAGAGCCAGGACCAGGTGAAACCTGGGCAGGTGTGCACAGTGGCAGGCTGGGGAAACCTACCGAATTGTAGCCTGTCTAACACACTTCAGGAAGTAAAACTAGAAGTTCAAAAAAGCCAGACATGTCAAGGAATGTACAAAAACTACAAGGACTCCATCCAGATCTGTGTGGGAAATCCCAAGGAGAAG AGAGATGCAGGAGGACCATTTGTGTGTAACAATGTGGCCCAGGGCATTGTCAGCCAACATCACTGTACTGGACAACTTCCTGAGGTATTCACCAGAATCTCAAGCTTTCTACCTTGGATTCAGGAAACAATGAAACTCCTTCAACAACCCTAG
- the LOC131919983 gene encoding mast cell protease 4-like yields the protein MQALLFLLALLLPPEAGAEEIIGGTESKPHSRPYMAHLEITTERGFTASCGGFLIAQDFVITAAHCKGREITVTLGAHDVSKKEPTQQKIKVKKQIVHPNYNFYSNLNDIMLLKLQRKAKQTPAVDTIPLPRPSDFIKPGKTCRAAGWGRTGVTEPTAEKLMEVKLRIMEKEACKYYPNYSYKLQVCVGSPRKINSAYRGDSGGPLLCAGVAHGVVSYGRGDAKPPAVFTRISSYVPWINSVTKGE from the exons ATGCAGGCCCTACTCTTCCTGTTGGCTCTTCTCTTGcctcctgaagctggagctg AGGAGATTATTGGTGGTACTGAGTCGAAACCACACTCCCGCCCTTACATGGCCCATCTGGAGATCACCACTGAGAGAGGTTTCACGGCCAGCTGTGGTGGATTTCTCATAGCCCAAGACTTTGTGATAACGGCTGCACACTGCAAAGGAAG AGAAATTACTGTCACTCTTGGAGCTCATGACGTGAGCAAGAAAGAACCCACACAgcagaaaataaaagtcaaaaaacAAATCGTTCACCCAAACTACAACTTCTATTCCAATCTGAATGACATCATGTTACTGAAG CTTCAAAGGAAAGCTAAGCAGACTCCGGCTGTGGATACAATCCCCCTACCTAGACCATCGGACTTTATTAAACCTGGGAAAACATGCCGGGCCGCTGGCTGGGGAAGAACTGGGGTGACAGAACCAACAGCAGAGAAACTGATGGAGGTGAAGCTGAGAATCATGGAGAAAGAAGCCTGCAAATACTATCCCAATTACAGCTATAAGCTCCAGGTCTGCGTGGGCAGTCCCAGAAAGATAAACTcggcctacaga GGAGACTCCGGGGGACCTCTACTGTGTGCTGGGGTGGCCCATGGTGTTGTGTCTTATGGACGTGGAGATGCAAAGCCCCCTGCAGTCTTTACCCGGATCTCCTCATATGTGCCCTGGATTAATTCAGTCACAAAGGGCGAGTAG
- the LOC131919984 gene encoding chymase, with translation MRLLVLHLLLFLLGSTAKAGEIIGGTECIPHARPYMAYLDIVTPDNHLSACSGFLIRRNFVLTAAHCAGRSITVLLGAHNRKIKEDTWQKLEVEKQFPHPKYDGHLVLNDIMLLKLKEKANLTLGVGTLPFSAKSNFIPPGRVCRAVGWGQTNVNEPASGTLQEVKMSVLDPQACRHFESFHHEPQLCVGNPKKTRNVYKGDSGGPLLCAGIAQGIASYVHQNAKPPAVFTRISHYRPWINKILREN, from the exons ATGCGTCTTCTTGTTCTCCATCTGCTGCTCTTCCTCCTGGGCTCCACCGCCAAAGCTG GGGAGATCATTGGGGGCACAGAGTGCATACCACACGCCCGCCCCTACATGGCCTATCTGGATATTGTCACTCCTGACAATCACCTGTCGGCTTGCAGTGGCTTCCTCATAAGGCGAAACTTTGTGCTGACTGCTGCACACTGTGCTGGAAG GTCTATCACAGTCCTCCTAGGAGCCCAcaacagaaaaatcaaagaagacacaTGGCAGAAGCTTGAGGTTGAAAAGCAATTCCCTCATCCAAAATACGATGGCCATTTGGTTCTCAACGACATCATGTTACTGAAG CTGAAGGAGAAAGCCAACCTAACCCTAGGCGTGGGCACCCTCCCGTTCTCAGCCAAATCAAACTTCATCCCACCTGGGCGGGTGTGCCGGGCAGTTGGCTGGGGCCAAACAAACGTGAATGAACCAGCCTCCGGCACACTGCAAGAGGTGAAGATGAGTGTCTTGGACCCCCAAGCCTGCCGTCACTTTGAGAGTTTTCACCATGAACCCCAGCTGTGTGTGGGCAATCCCAAGAAGACGCGAAATGTATACAAG GGAGACTCTGGAGGAcccctcctgtgtgctgggatagCCCAAGGCATCGCATCCTATGTACATCAGAATGCAAAGCCCCCGGCTGTCTTCACCCGAATCTCCCATTACAGGCCCTGGATCAATAAGATCTTGAGAGAAAATTAA